The Sporosarcina luteola genome contains a region encoding:
- a CDS encoding carbohydrate ABC transporter permease: MKKKPLDRLNKLIIFGLLTVFAVVSLLPLYWVFSTSLQLSSYQSQDMERPVSYVDSNPPKMYPMGIPLYFKHWGEAREAAKAGDAKEEEYHRDMMDHIVSNSFGSFKNLFKKHDVGKWFFNSIYIAVVVTIGILLIDSMAGYVLAKKKFPGRNLIFWIIISTMMIPGQVTLVPLFIMVGNLGLMDTHWALILPDLSMVFGVFLMRQFMYSIPDELLEAARMDGASEWRTFWTVVLPLARPGLAALGIFTFMNVWNSFLWPIIVLNTSELYTLPVGLKTLQDANLASFKLLMSGAAVAAIPMIIVFILFQRYFVKGLTLGGVKE, encoded by the coding sequence ATGAAGAAAAAACCGCTTGATCGTTTAAATAAACTGATTATATTCGGATTGCTCACTGTTTTCGCTGTTGTTTCTTTGCTTCCTTTATATTGGGTGTTCTCGACTTCCCTTCAATTAAGCAGCTATCAATCCCAAGACATGGAGCGGCCGGTTTCGTACGTCGATTCCAATCCGCCGAAAATGTATCCGATGGGGATCCCGCTTTATTTCAAACATTGGGGCGAGGCGAGGGAAGCGGCGAAAGCGGGAGATGCCAAAGAGGAAGAATACCATCGCGACATGATGGACCATATCGTTTCAAATTCGTTCGGAAGCTTCAAGAACTTGTTCAAGAAGCACGATGTCGGGAAGTGGTTTTTCAATAGTATTTACATTGCAGTCGTCGTTACGATAGGCATCTTGCTCATCGACTCAATGGCGGGATATGTTCTGGCAAAGAAGAAGTTTCCGGGGAGGAACCTAATCTTCTGGATCATCATTTCCACGATGATGATTCCCGGTCAAGTGACGCTTGTGCCGCTGTTCATCATGGTCGGGAACCTTGGCCTCATGGATACGCATTGGGCGTTGATCCTACCCGATCTTTCGATGGTGTTCGGCGTATTCCTCATGAGGCAGTTCATGTATTCCATTCCGGATGAATTGCTGGAAGCTGCACGAATGGACGGCGCAAGTGAATGGCGTACGTTTTGGACTGTCGTCCTGCCCCTTGCAAGACCAGGACTTGCTGCACTCGGCATCTTTACATTCATGAACGTGTGGAACTCGTTCCTCTGGCCGATTATCGTACTGAATACTTCTGAGCTGTACACTTTGCCTGTCGGGTTGAAAACATTGCAGGACGCAAACTTGGCCAGCTTTAAATTGCTTATGAGCGGTGCTGCGGTTGCGGCAATTCCTATGATTATCGTCTTCATCCTATTCCAACGCTATTTCGTCAAAGGCTTAACACTAGGCGGCGTGAAGGAATAA
- a CDS encoding exo-beta-N-acetylmuramidase NamZ family protein codes for MELNQVKLGVDVFFDRNLSELKGKRIGLLTNQTGANSDLISTIRLFHEHPELQLAALFAPEHGLLTNAKEGEKFTDAVHRSTGIPVFSLYDKSKKPTEEMMGQVDIVVFDIQDIGARYYTYIYTMAYMMEACARMGKRMIILDRPNPIGGERIEGSVVDPDFTSFVGLYPILNRHGMTVGELASYFNEEFHIRCELEVIEMEGWKRSLFHTETGLPWIPPSPNTTTLDMMLLYPGTCLVEGLNLSEGRGTTQPFEIIGAPFIDGEKLQDNVNSLGLEGIRARALAFTPTYQKYNGQLCEGIQLHITDRQAFKPVESVIQVLAVIASVYAEKIKFLEYGNLRHPMFDLLAGNDVLRRGLLKGDIHPFLQQCKRDTERFMETRERYLRYR; via the coding sequence ATGGAGCTCAATCAAGTGAAACTTGGCGTTGACGTTTTTTTTGACAGGAATCTGTCGGAGTTGAAGGGAAAGCGGATTGGTCTATTGACGAATCAAACAGGTGCGAATTCCGATCTTATCTCTACAATCCGATTATTCCATGAACATCCGGAGCTGCAGCTGGCAGCCCTCTTCGCACCGGAGCACGGGCTGTTGACGAATGCGAAGGAAGGTGAAAAATTCACTGATGCCGTCCATCGTTCAACGGGCATTCCGGTATTCAGCTTGTACGACAAGTCGAAGAAACCGACAGAAGAGATGATGGGGCAAGTAGATATCGTCGTCTTCGATATACAGGATATCGGCGCAAGATATTACACGTATATCTACACGATGGCCTATATGATGGAAGCTTGCGCGCGAATGGGGAAAAGGATGATTATCCTTGACCGGCCGAATCCGATTGGCGGAGAGAGAATCGAAGGGAGTGTAGTCGATCCGGATTTCACATCGTTTGTCGGACTTTATCCAATTCTGAATAGGCATGGTATGACAGTCGGTGAGCTTGCTTCCTATTTTAATGAAGAGTTTCACATCAGATGCGAGTTGGAAGTCATCGAAATGGAAGGCTGGAAAAGGTCTTTATTCCACACGGAGACTGGCCTTCCGTGGATTCCACCTTCGCCGAATACGACAACGCTCGATATGATGTTGTTGTATCCGGGTACGTGTTTAGTGGAAGGGTTAAATCTTTCGGAAGGGCGCGGGACGACACAGCCGTTTGAAATTATCGGGGCTCCTTTCATTGACGGTGAAAAGTTGCAGGACAACGTAAATTCGCTCGGATTGGAAGGAATCCGCGCACGCGCACTCGCTTTCACGCCGACATATCAAAAATACAATGGACAGCTTTGTGAGGGAATCCAGCTTCATATTACAGATCGCCAGGCGTTCAAGCCGGTTGAATCGGTCATCCAAGTGCTTGCAGTCATTGCATCAGTGTATGCCGAGAAAATCAAGTTTTTGGAGTACGGCAATTTGCGGCATCCGATGTTCGATCTGCTTGCTGGAAACGATGTATTGCGTCGCGGTTTGCTAAAAGGGGATATTCATCCGTTTTTACAGCAATGCAAGAGGGATACAGAGAGATTCATGGAAACGAGAGAACGTTACTTACGATATAGATAG